The Butyricicoccus intestinisimiae genomic sequence TGACCGGCACCGGTCAGCTGCCGAAGTTTGCAGAGGATATGTATCATCTGGAAAACACGGATCAGTATCTGATTCCGACGGCTGAGGTTCCGGTAACCAATATGTACCGCGATGATATCATTCCGGCAGAGCAGCTGCCGATTCGCTATGCAGCATACTCCGCATGCTTCCGCGGTGAGGCAGGCGCAGCAGGCCGTGACGCACGTGGCCTGATTCGTCAGCATCAGTTCAACAAGGTTGAGCTGGTAAACTTCACCGCACCGGAGGATTCTTGGAATCAGCTGGAGAACCTGACCCACGAGGCAGAAGCTGTTCTGCAGGGTCTGGGTCTGCCGTACCGTGTCGTTATCCTGTGCACCGGCGATGTAGGCTTCAGCTCTGCATGCACCTATGACATTGAGGTTTGGATGCCGTCTTATGGCCGCTATGTAGAGATTTCTTCCTGCTCCAACTTCCTGGATTATCAGGCACGCCGTGCAAACATCCGCTGCCGCAATGAGCAGGGCAAGCCGCAGTACGCGCACACCCTGAACGGCTCCGGCGTTGCAGTAGGCCGTACTGTAGCAGCCATTCTGGAGAACTACCAGAACGCAGACGGTTCTGTCACCGTTCCGGAAGCTCTGAGAGGCTTTATGGGCACTGACATTATCAAGTAAGATAAATCTTTGGTGTAATAGAAACCGCGCATCTCCGCAAGCAGAGATGCGCGGCTTTTTCGTGCGGAGAAGAAGGCACGTCTCTCCCTCTGGGAGAGATGTCGCGGAGCGACAGAGAGGGATTAGCCATGATATGCATTTGTCAACGTCTTGCCCTCTCAATCATTGGTTTCTACCTGTTCGGCGGCATTGCCGATGACATAGAACGTATACGGGTTGACGTTGCCGGTAGGCGTCAGACCATAGAGCTGCTGAAAGGTCAACACGTCATTGCGCGTCAGTTCTCCGTAAAATCCCGTTGCGGGCACAGGCTCAATCTGCGGATAGACTTCAGACAACCGATTGAGCCAGTTTTGCAGGCGTGTGACGTCTGCCGAGCGGGAGCCGAGAACCAACGTATTGGTCGGCGGAAAGACATCAGATGACAGCTTTTGCGAAGCGCGAATGGTTTCATAAGCGCGAATCAAATTGTTCCACGTGAAACTTCCGACGATGCCGTCCGGTGTCAAACCGACGCTGCGCTGGAAGGCCTGCACGGCGGTGCGTGTGTCGGTGCCGAAAATCCCGTCTATTTTGACAGGGGGAATATCGTTGTGAAACCGCCCGATGGTAGACAAAAAGAATTGCAGCAGGCGGACAGGGTCTCCGCGCATGCCCTCGCGCAAATCCTCCGGCAGTGTGCGGGAGATGTCCTGCAGCGTGATGCCGATGGCGTTGAGTTCTGCCAGCCGCAGCACGGCGTTGTAGACCGAGGTGATTTGATACCACGTGGCAGGGCCGACAATGCCATCCGGTGTCAAATTAAAAATCTCTTGAAAAGCCTTGACGGCAGATTCCGTGTTGGCATCAAAGACGCCATTCACCGGATAGATTTTGGGAATGGCGGGATAATTGTTTGAGATGCGGTTAAGACGGCTCTGCATGATTTCCACAGAGATGGAGGCATCGCCCAGACGCAGCGGCTGCCCCGGATAGGAGCGGACAGCAGGGCGCGTGGGAGCGGTGCGAATATCCAAATCTTCGCCGTAATAGCGTGTGAGGATTTGATAGGGGGTAAGTCCCTGATTGGCAAGATCGACGGTACCCCATTGGCTCAATCCGTCGCATTGCACGCGCCGACCGTCGCAATAGGCGGCAAACAGCGGCTGGATAAAATCAGGGCGGGCAAGATACTGGTTAAACAGCTCGTTGACGAGCACGGCGACATTTTCGAAAATATCCCGCCCGTTGACAAAGGCCTGATCGTAAGCGGTGGAATTGGTGATGTCAAAATCATAGCCGCGCGAACGATACCATTCGGTGTAGATACGGTTGAGGGCAAAGGAGACCTGCGCATAAATATTGGCACGCAGGGCGTTTTCCGGCCAAGTCGGATATAGCTCGCTGGAAGCAACATTTTGGATATACTCCAAAAAAGGAACCGTGACGTTTTCCGCCGGTTCGTCCGGTTTGCCGAGATGGACGGTAATGGTTTCTGGGATGTATGGGTATTCTGGCATTTATTCCCTCCCTGAACCGGACGGGCCTTTTTCCGTGCTGTCGATGATGATGCTTTTGCGCAGTTCCTCGATGGAGCGCGGCGGAATCATAGCAACGGGCAGAACTGTGGTGAGGTCGGCAAAAATAGCGACATCCAGTACGGTCACCGGACGATAATCCGGATGGTCAATGCTGACGCGGTATGAGGCAAATGGCGGTGCAGTCTCTGCATCGTGCTTGGTCAGTGCGGGAGCTTCAAGTGCAATCGGGGCGGTAGAGCCGTTGCTGTCTGTGCGGACAGAGACACAAGGTGTTTGGTTGTTGTCTGCGCAAAAAACGGTTATCTGGGCGCCTGCGACTGGCACTGCACCGCGTGCCGCGCGTGTCTGTACGATGAGTGTTCCTGTGGGCATGGTATCACCTCTCTGCTGTTGTGAACATACAGAGCAGTGTATGCAGGAGAACAGACGGATATGAGGGAGTAACCAGGTATCCCTGACAAATCAGACTGACTCCCATGCAGACTTGTCAGCGTACTGCTCCTTCTGTCACGGCTTTTTATCAGCAAAATAAAAGCACCGGCTCCGGAAATTTCCGGAACTGGTGCTTGATTTTTGTGCGAAACAAGTTTCAGTGATACTTACTGCTTTTCGTACATATACATGGTGTAGTTGTTGCCGTTGAGCATCAAAAACAGATGACCCTCAAACATGCCCACGGTATATACCTGCTTGCTGTTTCCGTTGTCGATGGTCAGGCAGTACGTCTTTTCATCATAGGTGTACGTGCAGGAATCCATCTGGTCATCCTCGCCCATCTTACAGGTGCCGTCATCCTTGAGCTTCAGCTCATAGGTGCCGCCGGTTGCATCCTTCCAGTTTCCCGTGAAATCGGAAAGCGCAATCGGTGTGGTGCGCTTGTCGCGGAAGAAATAGCACTGGCTTTGGTCGTAAAAGCATACCATGACATCGCCAAGTACGGTGCCGAACAAGGTTTCCTTGCCCTTTTCGTTGGACAGTACGACGTATTCTTCGTTCTTGAACGTGTCTGCCAGCTTAAAGCTGTCGTTCTGAGAATAGTATACGTATTTGCCGGACAGAGAATTCGTAGAAAATTTGGTGGCGATGGTGCTGGTGTATGTGCCGTCCGCATTGAATGTCACGGAGCGATCGGCCTCCGGTGCAGACCAAGTACCGTCAACGGTGATAGATGGATTTTCCAACACATCGTAGGTCTCAGCTGCCGTCGACGTGTCGCCGCCGCGTGTACAGCCGGAAAGTAAGCCAACTGCCATCACTGCAGTCAGGGCAAGGGACAGTATTTTTTTCATCATAGCTAGTCAATTCTCTCCATTTCTGTGATTCAGATACAATCTATTATACTTGTACAGACAACAGAAATCAATAAAAAATCCGGAGAGACAGAAATTAGCCGTTTTTCTCCGCCTTGAGCTGGCGCAGTGCCTTGACGACAATTTCCTGATCATCCAGATGATTTGGCTCGCCGGAAACGCAGACAGAACCAATCATGCCGGTGCCTGCGAGCACAATCGGCATACCGCCGCCGCCCGGTGCGAAGTCATCGGCATGCAGCTTGCGGTCCTCCAGAGATTCCCCGCTCTCGCTCAGCATGCAGCCAAAGCAAAGAGAACCCATCTGCATCAGTTCAACGGCGTTGCGCTTGCGCTCCAGCCACAGTTCACTGTCCGGACGGGCGCCGTCCTGAAAATACCGATATACGACTACGCCATTGATGACGATTTCTGTGGCAACCGGTGCCGGATAGCCCTGAGATGCTTCATTGATGAGCAGTCCCAGACGCAGCGCATCGGCGCGGGAAAATGAGGAGAAGGTTAGTTCCTGTTCCAATGCGGACAGAGAGGCAAACGTTTCAGACATAAAAATAGCCACCTTTCAATACTTATTGTATAAATAAGAATAAAATATACATAAGAGAAAAATAATGCTCTCGTATGTTTCTATCGGTATCGTATCATGTGCGGGAACGCTTGTAAAGAGAAAGTATGAAATTCTTAAGAATCTAAAAATCGCCAAAATTGTTGTTTTTTTTACGCAATGTGAGTATAATAAAAGGCACTGAACAGCAAGTAAACCATTATGGAAACAAATGGAAAAAGGAGATGAACATAGAGATGGCAGATGAATTTGAAACCAAGCCGGAAGAGGAGCAGAATAAGCGGGAGCAAGCCAAGCGAGATCTTGCCGATTTGCAGAAACTGATGGCACAGGTACAGGGCGATTCCTCCGCAAAGAGCGATCGCGATACACAGCCGGAGCCGGCAAAGCAAGAAGCCGTTTCTGTCGATGAACTGATTGACCGCGCGGCATCCGAAGCAGAACAGGATGCTGAGCCGGAAGACGCAGAGCAGGCAGAACAGGCGCCGGAAACACCATCTCAGATAGACGGAACACAATCCGATGACACGGAGACGAAGAAACCGCGGGAAGAACAATCCAAGCCGGAAGAATCGGAATCAACGGAACCGGAAGCATCTGAGACGCCGGAGGAAAAACAGCAGGCGGAGCAGGAGCAGCGAGAGCAGGTGCTGAATCAGCAAAAGCGCCGCCGACAGGCTGCACAGGCCGCTGCCGGCACACCGATTGAGCTGGATTTAAGAAAAAAGACAGCGGAAAAAACGCAGAAGCAGCAGCCGCACAAAACCCATAAGACGCACAAGGACGCAAGACTTGCGCGCAAACGGCGCAGACAGCTGATTCGCATGGGCACAGTTTTGGTCGTGTTCCTCGTCGCACTGGTGTTGATTGTCTCTATTGTGCGCGGCATTGCGGGCAGTGGAAAGAAAGATTCCGGGGATGCGGGCAAGCAGACGACTTCCGCCGTATCCAAAAACGAGAACAAAAAGGACAACGATACACCGGCAAGCCAGCAGGAGAGCAAGCAGTACTTAGCAATTAAGGATGATACGACGCTGCCGGATTACGCAAAGAAATATCCGGGCATGTATGCAACAGCTGCCACAACGCAGAAAAAGCTCAGCGACAAAAAGGTATGTTATTTGACCTTTGATGACGGTCCGTCGGATACCTGCACGCCGCAGATTCTGGACATCCTGAAAAAGTATCATGTGAAGGCAACATTTTTTGTCGTGACCAGCGAAATTGACGGCAATGAGAAACTGATTCAGCGCATTATTGATGAAGGTCATACGCTGTGCATCCATGCCAATGAGCATGAGTACAAAAAAATCTATGCCTCTCCGGAAGCTTATCTGGAGGACTTTGCAGCGGCATATGATAAGATTTATGCGCTGACAGGCTATAAAGTACAGGGATTCCGCTTTCCAGGCGGCAGCAACGGTCAGCTCAATCATTATGGCAATTATGACGCCATCATAAAAGAGATGACGCGCCGCGGCTTTGAGTATTATGACTGGAATGCCTATGACCATGATGCAGAGGGCGGCAGCTATTCCGCATCGCAGCTGGCACAGTATGCCGTACACGAAGTATCCATTAGCTCGCGCAACGATGTTATTTTGTTGATGCACGATACGTATGGAAAGGAAAATACCGTGAAGGCTTTGCCGAGCATTATTGAAGGCATCCAGAAGGAAGGCATTGAATGCCTGCCGATTACCAAGACCACGCGTCCGGTGCATTTCAGTGTCAATGAAAACACACCGGCGGAGTATACCGAGGAGACGAGCAGCGAAGATTCTGCAAAGAGCAGTGATTCTTCCAGCAAATCCGGCAAGAGTAGCGAAAGCTCTGCCAAGAGCAGTTCCTCCAAAAGCAAAACGAAAAACTAAAAGCAAAATCACCAGTTCTGGGAATACCGGCGCTGGTGATTTTTTACTGCTGCACTTCGTATGATAATCTGTCGAACAAACCAAACTTGTCTCTCCCTTTGGGAGAGATGTCGCGCAGCGACAGAGAGGGCTAATACCAGCTAGCATGTTTTTTGAAGATTCGCCCTGACACGAACCTGTCTGTGTGCTGCCCTCTCAGTCATTACTTGTCTCTCCCTTTGGGAGAGATGTCGCGGAGTGACAGAGAGGGCTTATCTTAGCTGTATATTCTCTCAGATTTGCCTGATACGAACTTTCCGGACTCAGCCCTCTCAGTCATTTGCTTCGCAAATGCCAGCTCTCCCAGAGGGAGAGCCAAGAAGCCGGTGCGAACCGCACGCTGAACAAATCAGAATTGACCTGATACAGACTTGCCCGCGTGCTGCTCCTTCTGCCACGGCGCAAACAATCTTTAATTCGTATATTTGCAATTTAATTATACAAATAGTAAATGCATGGTATAAAATCTCCTGTTTCCAATTGGGGACAGGTGGAGTATAATAAGGACAATACGTGCCTGCACGCAGGAGAACACGAAAATTCATTCCTGAGGTGGAAGTTATTATGAAAGACGGTTTTATCAAAGTAGCGGCAGCCACGCCGGAAATCCATGTGGCTGACTGCGCATTCAATGCAGACAATATTTTGACTCTGTGCCGCGAGGCAAATGAACAGGGCGTGCAGGTTGTTGGTTTTCCGGAGCTGTGTCTGACCGGATACACCTGTTCCGATCTGTTCTTGCACGAGGTTTTGCTGGAAGGCGCCAAGCAGCAGCTGCTCCGCATCGCCAAGGAGACCAAGGATATGGATATGCTGATTTTGATTGGCATTCCGGTGCGTGTGCGCGGTGCGCTGTATAACTGTGCCGCTGTTCTGCACAAGGGCGATATTCTGGGCATGGTGCCAAAGCGCAATATTCCGAACTATACCGAGTTCTATGAGCTGCGTCATTTTACCGAGGCAACCGCCGAGACCGCTGAGTATTTGACTTGGGGCGATCAGGAATTTGCACTCAGCCCGATGCAGGTATTCCAGTGCACAGAGATGCCGGAATTTACCGTCGGCGCAGAAATCTGTGAAGATTTGTGGGTATC encodes the following:
- the serS gene encoding serine--tRNA ligase; amino-acid sequence: MLDVKFIRENTEKCKTRLAMRGKSYDEEIDTALALDQKRRDIIGKVEAMKAEQNKVSKSIPQLKKAGEDVSAVLAQMKELSQEVKALDAEQAEVEQQLHDTLLTIPNVPADKVPEGADDTCNPELRRWSEPRAFDFEPKAHWDIGKDLGILDPDTAAKVTGSRFHFYKGMGARLERAVINYFLNTHTDNGYTEILPPFMANTASMTGTGQLPKFAEDMYHLENTDQYLIPTAEVPVTNMYRDDIIPAEQLPIRYAAYSACFRGEAGAAGRDARGLIRQHQFNKVELVNFTAPEDSWNQLENLTHEAEAVLQGLGLPYRVVILCTGDVGFSSACTYDIEVWMPSYGRYVEISSCSNFLDYQARRANIRCRNEQGKPQYAHTLNGSGVAVGRTVAAILENYQNADGSVTVPEALRGFMGTDIIK
- a CDS encoding peptidoglycan-binding protein produces the protein MPEYPYIPETITVHLGKPDEPAENVTVPFLEYIQNVASSELYPTWPENALRANIYAQVSFALNRIYTEWYRSRGYDFDITNSTAYDQAFVNGRDIFENVAVLVNELFNQYLARPDFIQPLFAAYCDGRRVQCDGLSQWGTVDLANQGLTPYQILTRYYGEDLDIRTAPTRPAVRSYPGQPLRLGDASISVEIMQSRLNRISNNYPAIPKIYPVNGVFDANTESAVKAFQEIFNLTPDGIVGPATWYQITSVYNAVLRLAELNAIGITLQDISRTLPEDLREGMRGDPVRLLQFFLSTIGRFHNDIPPVKIDGIFGTDTRTAVQAFQRSVGLTPDGIVGSFTWNNLIRAYETIRASQKLSSDVFPPTNTLVLGSRSADVTRLQNWLNRLSEVYPQIEPVPATGFYGELTRNDVLTFQQLYGLTPTGNVNPYTFYVIGNAAEQVETND
- a CDS encoding carboxypeptidase-like regulatory domain-containing protein; this translates as MPTGTLIVQTRAARGAVPVAGAQITVFCADNNQTPCVSVRTDSNGSTAPIALEAPALTKHDAETAPPFASYRVSIDHPDYRPVTVLDVAIFADLTTVLPVAMIPPRSIEELRKSIIIDSTEKGPSGSGRE
- a CDS encoding heme-binding protein; the encoded protein is MSETFASLSALEQELTFSSFSRADALRLGLLINEASQGYPAPVATEIVINGVVVYRYFQDGARPDSELWLERKRNAVELMQMGSLCFGCMLSESGESLEDRKLHADDFAPGGGGMPIVLAGTGMIGSVCVSGEPNHLDDQEIVVKALRQLKAEKNG
- a CDS encoding polysaccharide deacetylase family protein; translation: MADEFETKPEEEQNKREQAKRDLADLQKLMAQVQGDSSAKSDRDTQPEPAKQEAVSVDELIDRAASEAEQDAEPEDAEQAEQAPETPSQIDGTQSDDTETKKPREEQSKPEESESTEPEASETPEEKQQAEQEQREQVLNQQKRRRQAAQAAAGTPIELDLRKKTAEKTQKQQPHKTHKTHKDARLARKRRRQLIRMGTVLVVFLVALVLIVSIVRGIAGSGKKDSGDAGKQTTSAVSKNENKKDNDTPASQQESKQYLAIKDDTTLPDYAKKYPGMYATAATTQKKLSDKKVCYLTFDDGPSDTCTPQILDILKKYHVKATFFVVTSEIDGNEKLIQRIIDEGHTLCIHANEHEYKKIYASPEAYLEDFAAAYDKIYALTGYKVQGFRFPGGSNGQLNHYGNYDAIIKEMTRRGFEYYDWNAYDHDAEGGSYSASQLAQYAVHEVSISSRNDVILLMHDTYGKENTVKALPSIIEGIQKEGIECLPITKTTRPVHFSVNENTPAEYTEETSSEDSAKSSDSSSKSGKSSESSAKSSSSKSKTKN